A region of the Curvibacter sp. AEP1-3 genome:
ACCGGCTACTTTTCTGATCGCAACCTCCATAGCTATGAGGAGTTTGACCTTGCCGTGCGACTGCGTGCCAAGGGTTGGCAGCTACAGCGTATTGATGAGCCGGCCGTGCGCCACCATGGGCACGACGCTCCACCGTACCAACTACTGATGCGCAGGTGGCAAAGCCGCTATATCGATGGTTTGGGTGAGCTGGTGCGGGGCGCTTGGGGGCAGCCACACCTAGGCTTGGCGCTACGCGGAGTGAGAGAGCTGCGCATCTATGCTGCAGTCGTAGTTTGGTGGCTGGCGTTGCTATCAATTTGGTTGCTGCCTACGCAACATCCATGGGCGTTAGTTGGATTTTTGGTGTTGTTTGTAGCGCCCTTCGGCTTGATGACTTTGCGAAAACGCAGTTTTCAAAAAGCAGTTTTCTCTGTGGTCTCTTGGTGTTTTAACGCAGCAGGTGTGCTCCGGGGGCTTGCAAGGCCGCGCGTACATACCAATTCACCAATTCAAAGTAAGTTGGTGAAGTAATCAACAAGAAAAAAGTAGGCGAGGATGCTTTCATATCTAAACTTTTTGCGTAGAAAAGCTGCGCATCGGGCAGCTAACTGGGTTAACACAATCTCGTCTGTGGAAAACACCCCTAAGAACGCCAATGTGTTACTGGTGACTTTTCGTCATGAGTTGGCCGAAACGCAGCTCTACCCGTTTCATTTTTATGCGAAGACTTTGCGCCAAGACTTCGGCGTGCGATGCACACAAATTTCAATTGAAGCGTTGCAAGCGCAAGCGCGCTCTGGCGAGAGGTGCGCACCACAGACACAGATCAAGCGAATTTTCTTTCAAGCATCGTTTGAGATGCCGGCTGTAGAGGCCGTGCAAGCCTTGGAGTTTCTGAAGCAAGCCTATCCGAATGCCAATATTGCTTATATGGATTGGTTTGCCCCTTTGCACATACGCCCGGCGCTGTATACAGATCCATATATTGATATATATATCAAGAAGCAAACCTATGCTGATTTTTCACAGTACGGTACTCCAACTGCAGGCGATACAAATTTGAGTAACTACTATGGCAGTAGACACGGCCTTCCAGAGTTGGCGCAACAGTTTGTGGCGCCGGTAAATTTCGAGCGAAAGTTACGTCTAGGAAGTAACTTTGGTCTTTCTACCCTGATGGTGGACATGTTCTTGGGTGCCGCACCCGTTGCCACTGGGAGAGATATTGACCTGCATGCCCGAATTGCAGTTAACGGAGTCCCTTGGTACAAGGCTATGCGTCAAGAGGCCAAAGATGCCGTTGACAGCCTTAAGGGTTTGAAAATCGCCTCGAATGGTCGGGTTAAGCGCCACAAGTTTTATGACGAGTTAAAGCGGAGCAAGCTTTGCTTTAGTCCATTTGGATATGGCGAGGTGTGCTGGCGGGATTATGAGGCGCATGCTACCGGCGCCTTGCTGTTGAAGCCTGATATGTCGCACCTTCGTGTATTGCCAAATGTGTTTATTCCAAACGAGACCTATGTACCCTTGAATTGGGATTTGTCTGATTTTGCGGAAAAGGTCGAAATCTTTGTCAAGGACGAAAAGACGAGATCCAAGATAGTTCGGCAAGCGTTCGAAATGAATAGAGATTTTATAAGATCCAATAGTTATTCTGCATTCATTGCTGAATTAATGTGAAGTACAAGAATTTAATTATATGCAAGGGATACAAATATTACGGTATTTCGCAGCAATATTGGTTGTGATAATGCATTCCCATCAAGCGTGGAATGCGAAGCTTGGCCTAAAGCAGTACTGGGGTTTTGGGTCCGTAGGCGTTGATATATTTTTCGTCATTAGTGGTTTTGTAATGATGTATTCCACAGTACCAAATAATGGGAGTCTTGGTTCTCGGTGCAGAAGCGCTTTGGTTTTTGTGAAGCGAAGATTGATTCGGGTTGTGCCACTGTATTGGATATACACACTGATTAAGCTGACCTTGGTAATCGCCATCCCAAGCCTGGCTGTGCGTACGTTGATCGATCCTTTGCATGTGGTGTCTTCTTTTTTGTTTTTCCCTTTTCCGAGTCCTTGGGGGAACTTTGAACCCTTTTTGCCAGTTGGTTGGACTTTGAACTTTGAAATGCTTTTCTATATTGTCTTTGCTGCTGCTATTTGTTTGGGCAGAAATAGAATGGTTTTCTGTTTTTTGACTTTTTTGGTAATAAATGTTGTTTCAAAATACACCAGCTTTGGAGCTCTGGATTTTTATTCGCAGTCAATTATCTTTGAGTTTCTTCTTGGTTGTCTTGTGGCTTTAATGGTGCCACGCTTGGAGACCCTTAAGCAAAGAGTCCCTTTAGGTGTGTTGGTAATCGCCATAGCCGTCACTTATTTTTATGTTTTTGATCATTTGATGTCCCTTGATCGACTGATTGGCTGGGGAATCCCAAGTGCTATCTTGGTTATGGGCGTTCTGTGCGTGGAGCCGAGAGTAATGAATATTCCTTTTTCGGGTTTGTTGAAGAAGTTGGGTGATAGTAGTTACTCTTTATATTTGGTGCATACATTTGCCGTTCCAGCGCTTGTTATGTTATTCGGGAAATTAGATATTGATGGTCTATTCCTCTTTATGGTTTGCTCGTTACTTTTCTCAACATTTTTGGGTTTGATTTCCTATCGATATGTGGAGCAACCAATACTTGCTCGCCTGAAGAAAATAATTTGAGTCTACTTTCTATATCGCATGACTAAAGAAATATTTATTGCTTGCCCCTGGAACCCAAACGGTGGTGGTATGTTCAAGGTCGCGGACTATCTGACTCAGTGCCAGCACAGTTCTTCTGAATACACTGCGTCAAGTGCTCGTTTGGTGCCTTTGGATACTCGAGGTGATGGAAGTGCATTAGCCTCTCTATTCGTGTTGATCGGTGCACTTGCTCGTATTTTGAATGGGCGCATTAACGGAAACTTGGCAGGCGTACACGTCAATATGGCTGAGCGACTCAGCTTGTTCCGTAAGGCGGCCGTAGTTTTGTTAACGCGTTTGTTGGGCTTGCCAGTGATTTTGCACTTGCATGCAGCCCAGCTTCACCACTTTTATGCTGAATTAGCTTCACCAGTGCAGTGGTGTGTGCGCTGGGCTTTTTCCAAGGCGACAAGGGTGGTTGTTTTGGGTGCTGCAGCTCAGAAGTTCGTTACCCATACCTTGCAGGTACCTGCCGATCGTGTTTCTATTGTGATCAATGGCGTGCCCCAGCCCACGTTTCCACGCCGGCCAGCTGGGACAAGCTCACGCAAACTTCAACTTTTGTTCTTGGGTAACTTGAGTGAGCGCAAAGGGGTCTCTGACCTGATCGCTGCTATTGCTCAAAGCAAGGTTTTTAAATCAGGACTTGCAGACGCAGTTTTTGCGGGCAATGGTGATATCGATGGATATACCGCTAAAGCCGTTAATGCAGGTGTGGCCGAACTTGTGTCTTTTGCTGGTTGGTGTGATCAGAAGAAGGCGGCCACGTTAATGGCGAATGCAGATGTATTGGTCTTGCCATCTTACGATGAAGGATTACCGCTGGTAATTCTGGAGGCGCTTGCAAACGGCACCGCGGTAATTTGCACGCCGGTGGGTGAGATTCCGCATGCGCTGGTTCCCGGCAAAGAGGCGCTTTTTGTGGAGCCTGGGAATGTGATGGAACTTGCCGCAGCTATCGATTCAGTCTTGGGTGATGAGGTAGTGCGCAAGGCCTTGGAGTGCGATGGGCGAGCCTTGTACGAGCGTGAATTTTCATTGGACATGTTCGCGGACAGCATTGCGCGTATTCATCTTGAGTGTTTCGGTGTCGCATCGCGGAACTTGGCAAATGCGGAAGTGAATGCCAAATGATTAAATCGGCAAACTCCATTGAAAAAGGGGCACGGCTAAAGGCGGATATCTGCATCGTGGGAGGGGGGGCCGCAGGTATCAGTATGGCTCTTGCACTTTCTGGGAAGGGCCTGCAGGTCTTGCTGCTCGAGAGCGGCAAGTGGGAGGAAGACGCCGCATCCCAAGCGCTCTACCAGGGAACGGTAGCTGATGACCGTATGCACAGCCCCACTGATAAATACCGCCAGCGCAGGTTTGGGGGCTCCACCACCATTTGGGGTGGTCGCTGCATGCCGTTCGACCCCATTGATTTTGAAGAGCGCCCATGGGTACCGAATAGTGGCTGGCCAATTACTCACGAGGACCTTGCCCCTTTTTACTTACGGGCCAACCAATATCTTGAGGCAGGCAAGTTTGAATATGACGCAGATCAGGCGCTGCTGCCTGGCACCGGACCATTGGTGCAAGGGTTTGCAAGTAAGCGCCTGCGAACCAATGGGTTGGAGCGGTTTTCGTGCCCAACAAACATGGCCGCACGTTACGGCAATCGGTTAAAAGCTGCGGCTGACGTGCGAGTGTTGCTGGAAGCAAATTGCACTGGTATCCGGTTGGCAGAGGATGCTGGGAGCGTCAGGTTCTTGGAGGTTGCTACTCTCGCCGGCAACACTTTTGCTGTTGAAGCAGAAGAATATGTTTTGGCAACTGGGGGTATTGAAGTAGCCCGTCTACTTTTGGCATCCAACGACCGATGTCCTTCTGGCGTGGGGAATAGCTTTGACGTAGTGGGCCGCTACTACATGTGCCACATTGCGGGGAACGTGGGCACGTTATCGATAGACGGGCCTGTAGCGAATGTTCGACATGGATATGAAGTGTCGCCCGATGGCATTTATTGCCGCCGTCGATTGCAACTTACGGAGCAAGCTCAGCGTGAACTGCAAGTTGGCAATATGGTCACACGCCTGCATTTCCCTAAGATTACTGATCCGGCACACCGCAGCGGAGTGTTGTCCGGCCTTTTCCTGGCACGTTTCTTCATAAGCTACGAGTACGGCAAGCGCTTGAAGGATGGCGACCGTGATTCTCTTGGCACCTATTTGCGGCACATATGGAATGTGGTGTCCGATCCGATTGATACGATTTTGTTCTTGAGCCACTGGGTCACCAAGCGGACCTTGGCAGCGCGAAAGTTTCCATCAGTTATTTTGAGGAACAAGACCAATCGCTTCAGTCTTGAGGTCCACGCTGAGCAGGTTCCGCGTGCAGATAGCCGTGTGACTCTCTTGGATTCGAAAGATGCCTTGGGTATGCCCAGGGTAAAAGTGGACTGGCGTTACAGCCCGGAAGATATCGAGACAGTGCGAAAGACACTGCGCGCCATTAGCGAAGAGTTCTCTAACTCAGGTGTGGGCACGTTTGAGTTTGATGAACGAACTCTGGAGTCTGATTTGTTGCGGTTTGGAGCCTATGGTGGCCACCATGTGGGCACCGCCCGAATGGGGCTGGACCCGAAAACGAGTGTGGTCGACGCCAATTGTTTCGTACATGGTGTGGCAAATTTGAGCGTTGCAAGTAGCGCAGTTTTCCCGACGTCCAGTCAAGCGAACCCGACCTTAGCAATCGTTGCGATTTCTTTGAGATTGGCTAACCATATCTTGAACAAACGTCATCCTGACGCGATTGCCAGGGAGGCAGCAGCATGACTAAATCACGAATTCTTGTCTTGGGTGGATCGGGTTTTGTCGGAAAAGAGGTCGCTCGGCAATTAAGCGCCTCAGATTGGGCGGTACCGGTCGTGGCATCCAGGTTTGCAAAGTCCCAAGGGGGACTCGAAACCATTCAAGTCGATACTTTGGACAGTGCTTCATTGGCCAAAGCCTTAGTTGGAATACAGGGCGTCATTAATTGTGTTGCGGGTGAAGGTCGGGCAATTTCTGATGGCGCTGCAATTCTGGTGAAGGCTGCACTTGCTGCGAGCAAGCCGCGAATCATTCACATGAGCTCTATGTCTGTATATGGAACTGCAGAAGGTGTGATCGATGAATCGCACATTTGCCGAGACGATCTTGGGTGGTATGGGCATGCCAAGATCGAGGCCGAGAAGCGAATATTGGAGTACGCTGAATTAGGGGGCGAAGCTGTCATTCTTCGGCCCGGTTGCATAGTGGGTCCCGGAAGTCGACTCTGGGTGGATCGCATTAAGACTTGGCTAAAGGCAGGCAGACTCGGTGACCTTGGTGCCTACGGTGATGGCCCTGCTAACTTGGTTGATGTACGTGATGTGGCTCAAGCCGCGGTGAGAGGGTTGGCGCTGAAACTAGGTACGTCGCAATGTGAGATCTTTAACATCGCGTCACCGGATAGTCCGCGGTGGAACGAATATTTTTCCGACTTGGCACTGCAAATCGGCGCAATTCCGCTAAAGACATTTGGAACAAGGAGATTACAACTGGATGCCTATGCGGTGGGAGTGCCAACCAAGGTAGTTGAAAAAATACTCCAAAGAATACTCAAAAAGCCGGCGCCTCTTCCGGAAGCCATTCCCCCGTCTCTTCTTGGCTTGTGGCAGCAGCAAATTTACTTAGATAGTAGTAAGGCAACGTCGCTTTTAGGGCTTAATTGGACGAAGTACGGCTCAAAGATCTAAGGCGGCAAATAGTTTATATATGCCGCTGATATTCTGTAGCAAAAAATACCTGACTGTTGTTGTCATGTCGAATCATCTAGTACTTTCCATTAAATACGGACCAATTAGTGTTTGGGCAAACGCCGGTCGAATGTGGTTCGCATCTTTGTATAAGGGTTGGCCACTGCCATCTGTGGTTGCACAAATTGATTTTGGACATATTATCTCAATAAGGCTAATATATTTTACGTCGGGTGGTGTAGCTAGTCTTAGTTGGCGTTCGACTTCTATTTCCTGATTGGAAACTTGAAATTCATTCTTTGTGAAGTTCGGATATCGGGTTTTGAAATGAATTGATTCACCACGAAGGACGTGCGACAGAATCACTGCCGGATTGAAGTTGTCGGACATTGGATTATCTCCAATAACAACTAACTTGTACCTTGAGGAAAGGCCCTCAAGAAATGATTTGAAACTTCCAATCGATTCAGACTGGCCCAGTCCGGATCTGAAGAAAAGCTTCTTTCCTTCATGCAAATAATAATAGTTGTAATGGTCTCCAGGATCGGGCTTGGCTTGCGATTGACCGATGAAGTAGCAGTTGAAGCACCCGGCAATAATGACTTGAACTGTGTGCGTCTCAGCACTCAGAACCTTGCTCAACTTATTAAATAAATCAAAGCAATGCGGATGCAGGTCTTCCAATAAGTTGGGAATTGGGGGGCATCCCCCACCACTCAAAAATCCTACGTTTTTTCCAGCAGCAACAATGTTTTGCGATAGTGGCGCCAGTTGTTCTGCGTGTGAATCGCCAAAAACCAATATGTCGATCGGCTTACTATTATCGGATTTATAGTAGCCATCAATGCTGGTTTTTTTGAGGATGCCTGGATGTTGCCAGTCACCTATAGCTTCATTTACATGAGATAACTTGCCCGGGAATCCATTACTAATATTTCCGGCTAAGCCGATTGAGAAGAAAAATAAAAGCCCTGCAGCGGAAAATGTAAATATACCTCTGCGGCTGATTTTTTGCTTTGCTCTGAAAGGAGTCTCTATGTATCTATAGCTCAGGTAGGCGAGCAAGAAGCTGAGAAAAATTAGCGCAGCAGTTATGGTTGAATTTAGTTGATTGAATGTGTAGATTTTCGGCAAGGCGAATAGTGGCTGATGCCAGAGGTATGCACTGTAGCTAATACATCCGATCCCAACAAATATTCTATTTCCGATTAATTTGCCGGCCATTGTCGTCTCTGTTGCAAACAAAATAATGAGCAACGTACCTGTAGTGGGTAAGAGCGCGTAAAGGCCAGGAAATGGTGTCGATCTATCAAAAGCAAAAACAGAATAGAGAATTAGAAGCAACCCAAACCATGAGGCACTTTCTGCTATAGACCGCGAGCCTATTTCTTTGTTTTCTTTAGACAGAAAGAATGCAGCGAATGCGCCAATAAGCAACTCCCACATCCGGGTTGGTAGCAAATAGAAGGCAGCATCAGGTTTATTGATGACTCCCCACTGTGCTAATGCAAGACTGACAATAAAAATGGCCCCTAGTACAGCAAGTATCGATCGCCTGCCTAGCTTCCAAAACATCATTAATAGTATTGGAAAAATGACGTAGTACTGCTCTTCAACAGACAAACTCCAAGTGTGGAGTAGTGGCTTGAGTTCTGCAGTTGTATTGAAGTAACCGCTCTCTTTCCAGAATAAAAAAT
Encoded here:
- a CDS encoding glycosyltransferase family 2 protein; its protein translation is MTLSTSQYRVSIVIKALNEEQRIATAVQSALDAVQPFGGEVVLADSCSTDRTVEIASAFPIRIAQLANSNERCCGIGPQLGYQHCTGEFVYILDGDMEMLPGFLPKAIALMDVHPELAGVGGRVIEMNTTSLEYLARVERGTAHMQAGVVDRLDMGGLYRRAAVEQTGYFSDRNLHSYEEFDLAVRLRAKGWQLQRIDEPAVRHHGHDAPPYQLLMRRWQSRYIDGLGELVRGAWGQPHLGLALRGVRELRIYAAVVVWWLALLSIWLLPTQHPWALVGFLVLFVAPFGLMTLRKRSFQKAVFSVVSWCFNAAGVLRGLARPRVHTNSPIQSKLVK
- a CDS encoding glycosyltransferase family 4 protein; the encoded protein is MTKEIFIACPWNPNGGGMFKVADYLTQCQHSSSEYTASSARLVPLDTRGDGSALASLFVLIGALARILNGRINGNLAGVHVNMAERLSLFRKAAVVLLTRLLGLPVILHLHAAQLHHFYAELASPVQWCVRWAFSKATRVVVLGAAAQKFVTHTLQVPADRVSIVINGVPQPTFPRRPAGTSSRKLQLLFLGNLSERKGVSDLIAAIAQSKVFKSGLADAVFAGNGDIDGYTAKAVNAGVAELVSFAGWCDQKKAATLMANADVLVLPSYDEGLPLVILEALANGTAVICTPVGEIPHALVPGKEALFVEPGNVMELAAAIDSVLGDEVVRKALECDGRALYEREFSLDMFADSIARIHLECFGVASRNLANAEVNAK
- a CDS encoding FAD-dependent oxidoreductase; this encodes MIKSANSIEKGARLKADICIVGGGAAGISMALALSGKGLQVLLLESGKWEEDAASQALYQGTVADDRMHSPTDKYRQRRFGGSTTIWGGRCMPFDPIDFEERPWVPNSGWPITHEDLAPFYLRANQYLEAGKFEYDADQALLPGTGPLVQGFASKRLRTNGLERFSCPTNMAARYGNRLKAAADVRVLLEANCTGIRLAEDAGSVRFLEVATLAGNTFAVEAEEYVLATGGIEVARLLLASNDRCPSGVGNSFDVVGRYYMCHIAGNVGTLSIDGPVANVRHGYEVSPDGIYCRRRLQLTEQAQRELQVGNMVTRLHFPKITDPAHRSGVLSGLFLARFFISYEYGKRLKDGDRDSLGTYLRHIWNVVSDPIDTILFLSHWVTKRTLAARKFPSVILRNKTNRFSLEVHAEQVPRADSRVTLLDSKDALGMPRVKVDWRYSPEDIETVRKTLRAISEEFSNSGVGTFEFDERTLESDLLRFGAYGGHHVGTARMGLDPKTSVVDANCFVHGVANLSVASSAVFPTSSQANPTLAIVAISLRLANHILNKRHPDAIAREAAA
- a CDS encoding acyltransferase family protein, with the translated sequence MQGIQILRYFAAILVVIMHSHQAWNAKLGLKQYWGFGSVGVDIFFVISGFVMMYSTVPNNGSLGSRCRSALVFVKRRLIRVVPLYWIYTLIKLTLVIAIPSLAVRTLIDPLHVVSSFLFFPFPSPWGNFEPFLPVGWTLNFEMLFYIVFAAAICLGRNRMVFCFLTFLVINVVSKYTSFGALDFYSQSIIFEFLLGCLVALMVPRLETLKQRVPLGVLVIAIAVTYFYVFDHLMSLDRLIGWGIPSAILVMGVLCVEPRVMNIPFSGLLKKLGDSSYSLYLVHTFAVPALVMLFGKLDIDGLFLFMVCSLLFSTFLGLISYRYVEQPILARLKKII
- a CDS encoding NAD-dependent epimerase/dehydratase family protein → MTKSRILVLGGSGFVGKEVARQLSASDWAVPVVASRFAKSQGGLETIQVDTLDSASLAKALVGIQGVINCVAGEGRAISDGAAILVKAALAASKPRIIHMSSMSVYGTAEGVIDESHICRDDLGWYGHAKIEAEKRILEYAELGGEAVILRPGCIVGPGSRLWVDRIKTWLKAGRLGDLGAYGDGPANLVDVRDVAQAAVRGLALKLGTSQCEIFNIASPDSPRWNEYFSDLALQIGAIPLKTFGTRRLQLDAYAVGVPTKVVEKILQRILKKPAPLPEAIPPSLLGLWQQQIYLDSSKATSLLGLNWTKYGSKI
- a CDS encoding glycosyltransferase family protein, whose protein sequence is MENTPKNANVLLVTFRHELAETQLYPFHFYAKTLRQDFGVRCTQISIEALQAQARSGERCAPQTQIKRIFFQASFEMPAVEAVQALEFLKQAYPNANIAYMDWFAPLHIRPALYTDPYIDIYIKKQTYADFSQYGTPTAGDTNLSNYYGSRHGLPELAQQFVAPVNFERKLRLGSNFGLSTLMVDMFLGAAPVATGRDIDLHARIAVNGVPWYKAMRQEAKDAVDSLKGLKIASNGRVKRHKFYDELKRSKLCFSPFGYGEVCWRDYEAHATGALLLKPDMSHLRVLPNVFIPNETYVPLNWDLSDFAEKVEIFVKDEKTRSKIVRQAFEMNRDFIRSNSYSAFIAELM
- a CDS encoding acyltransferase family protein → MHLEYVYNATFKNMDYRREIDGLRAIALIPVVLFHAGFATFSGGYVGVDIFFVISGYLITSIILNELAKGTFSLIDFYERRARRILPALFVVILICVPFAWLWMIPSEFKSFSRSLSAVSVFASNFLFWKESGYFNTTAELKPLLHTWSLSVEEQYYVIFPILLMMFWKLGRRSILAVLGAIFIVSLALAQWGVINKPDAAFYLLPTRMWELLIGAFAAFFLSKENKEIGSRSIAESASWFGLLLILYSVFAFDRSTPFPGLYALLPTTGTLLIILFATETTMAGKLIGNRIFVGIGCISYSAYLWHQPLFALPKIYTFNQLNSTITAALIFLSFLLAYLSYRYIETPFRAKQKISRRGIFTFSAAGLLFFFSIGLAGNISNGFPGKLSHVNEAIGDWQHPGILKKTSIDGYYKSDNSKPIDILVFGDSHAEQLAPLSQNIVAAGKNVGFLSGGGCPPIPNLLEDLHPHCFDLFNKLSKVLSAETHTVQVIIAGCFNCYFIGQSQAKPDPGDHYNYYYLHEGKKLFFRSGLGQSESIGSFKSFLEGLSSRYKLVVIGDNPMSDNFNPAVILSHVLRGESIHFKTRYPNFTKNEFQVSNQEIEVERQLRLATPPDVKYISLIEIICPKSICATTDGSGQPLYKDANHIRPAFAQTLIGPYLMESTR